The genomic region TTGTTAAATAAAGCGTCTATTAACAGAATGTAGCTGCTCTACCCGAAGTTTAGCTCTGTTTTGAAGTTCGTCATGCATCGACAACGTTGACAAGCTGCACACATACTTTAGTCAGCCTATATGCCGCTCTTCTAGTTCAAGGTTTGATTACCCTCGGAGAGAGAAACCCTTCTATTTTGGTGCTTTGTTCGATAGACTTTGGAACGTGTATCCTCGAGTAGTTCTGGGGTtgctgtatacacatttttttaatCGAAAAATTGGGCGTCAAAAGAGCATTGAGCGGCAAGCAGGCAGCTATCTAAGCTGATCAGAGGTTACAAACCTGAGTGTGGTTTAGTTTCGGCTACTTAACGTTTACGTCTTTGCTCACTGTGTTTTTCTTTTTGAACGTTACATATTAAACTATAAAAGAATGACGTTTATCTATGCTTTGCTCAAGGACTGTTAAATGAGCTACACCTTGAAGGTTTAACTCACTCGTTCGTCGGTTCTTCAAAAAATCTTTGATTGAGCTGTTTTTGAAGCCTTAAATAAACGTATCATTATTGGCAAAAGCAGAATCGGATAAACCGAAAGGCTTATATAGGGAATTCAGAACCAGGCTTTGGTTTCGCTGATTCTCCTAGATTGATTGTCATAAAAGAAAATCATCTACCTCCGACTTGGAAAAGTGAAATACTATAGCAGTAGCTTAGCTTGTTTTGATTGGCAGGATAGGGTAGTATAGGGGTATTTTTTATTGAATTGAATAATTTCTTATGCTGGGCAATTGTTAAAGCCAGAATATCTGCGCTACTGAAATGAAGATTAACTGGAGTTTTGTTCAAATGTTAGAATCAACTTCACACTAAGCACTGCACATTCGGATAAAAAATTATGATTTAATACTTTTCTCTTTCTCCTGTTGTATCTTAGAACGCATCAATTGAATCTTCCCTATCTCTTTTATCATTGGCCGAGACATTAAATCTCTAGAATAGTTTACACAATCAAAAATAACTATTAAAAATTTGCGGCTCTTTATGAAAATATGCCTTTTGAAAGTTTTAAAGATTATGTGGATTATACGAGGCTTGCTGACATGCCAGATTTTGATTTTAAAAATTGCTACACAGTCAGTTTTTACTCTAAGCTCTCGTTAATTCTTAATGGATCAAATCTGGCAAGTTTACAATGCTTTTCAAAGTCATGATTACGATGTCAGGACACAGGCTATTGAACATATTAAAACGTTTGAGCAGCAAAAAGGTAATCATATAGATAGGCGATGATAACAAAAAGGCGATGCTTTAATTGTCTGTtattcatagctttgcagatagcACTACATGATCCGCGTACATAGGTGTCAAGAGTATCTATTGTATAGCTATTGGCGGATGTTTTGAGTGTCAATTTGTTCCTTCAGCATTGAGTCCAATGGATTTACTTTAACCTGTCCAAGTAAGACAGAATTTAGTACCAAATGCCATTAAATCCTGACAATAAATTCATTTCCCTCAAAATATATATTTATAGGCTATTGCTATGCACTGCTTGAAATTCTACTAAATCATTCAGCACCCTACGCCTTCAGACAAATATCCTTTCTTATTTCATACATCGAATTTTCATTTTGCGAGAATTTTTTCCTTGACCATGTTAATTCTGCTAATCCCCTTTGATCCGGAAAATGTTATACTAATGAAAATTACTTTGCTGGTATAGCATTAAAAGAGCAAATAAAGCAACATTGGTGTTCATCCGATGAGCACTTTAAAGAGCCGGAGATGAGTGAAGATGAGAAAAATTCCATAAGACAACGATTGCTATTCTCATTAGGAGAATCTAATGTTCACGTTCGAAATGTCATTGTACGAAAATTAATACCTCCCATAATTTTTTCAATCCAAATAAAACCTGTTATATATAGTTCCGATGGATTATGTCTCATGTTTTGCAATGATGATCTACAAATTGTTCGCAGCATTTTCTCTTTAAGGTCCCGAGATACGCCTCTGACTGGTTGACCTGGTGAAAGGAACTCTTCCGTGGATTTCTGAGCAATCAATCAGACATTTTTTTTTGTATACATAGTCTTTCTGATTGCTGTTGGCCCCACACGCACACTATGATTTTGCTTAAAAGAACATCCCTTGTGGGTCCCGCTAATCAGACTGATGTAACTAAcattacgtaaaaacaaaaatcaCGGACTATTCACTCCATATAGGCTGACCTATTAGCGACTGTTGCTATCTTTGATTGGCCAGAACAATGGGAAGATTGGATCGAACATATGCTCAACTTTCTCCAAGATGATGGTCTATTAGCTGGATCCCTTTACTGTCTTCATTTGTTTCTGACATACGAGGATCTATCAGATAAACAGGTCCTCCCTCTTCTGAACCGTCTGGAGATGTTCAAATATATTTTCGAACATTTGGAGCAATACGACGCTACGATAAGACATCAAGCAATTACAGTTTTATCGGTATTACTAGACTGGCTAGCGATTTTTCGGTCTGTTTATCCAAGTCAAACCGACGCACTTCTTAAGTCAAATGTAAAAGGCTGGTTTGATTTGTTTGAAAAAGAACTTTTTATGCGGCAGCCATATAATGCAGTTAATGAAAATGGCAATACATCTGGTCAAGGCAATGTGGAAATGAGTCTGAATTTTTGGGCGACTAAAAGTCAGGTGATGCAAATCATGATGATGCTAGTTGAGAACTTCCCCAAGCAGGTTCGAAAGGAAATAGGCCAAAGACTAGAGAGAATTATTGGTGAATTTGAATGCGCATTCCAATTGTTAATAGAGAGATTTGGTCAAATTACGAATTTCGAGAATCTGCACCTGAGTCAAGAAAGTcagttttgtttgcaaattttaAGGAACAATCAGCAAGAAGCGCATGATTTTTTGATGTATATGTCATTTTTTTTAGATTGGCTTCAACTTGCTTTTGATTGCCCTAAAATCCGAAGTCTAATAACAGATAAGCAGCTTgagcggacaatattatggacgttGAACGCTTTTACGAACCTTGAGGAGGAATACGCTTATGAGAATGAAAATCAATTTCAGTTATCTAGGTTGTATATTTCAGACTCAGGTGATATGTTGACAGGTCTAGATAAAAATTGTGCAGTTGGTTTCGTTCTAGATGCAGCAACCTATTTTCTTCAAACAGTGGCCAGAACTCGACGCGGATTGAGAGCGATTCAGAATATAGgcaaaaaccagctaaaaaatgcTATGGATCAAGAAGATATCAGTAAGGTGGACATGGTCGCCTATGCATTCGGGAAAACATTTCATGGACTGAATATGAAAGACTACGATTCTACCATCAATAAAAAATCTTTTTTGGCCTACTTTGACTTGCATGGATATCTTTTGCAAATTTTACGAATCTATACTTCGTTGCCACCGTCACATATATTACATGGATTACAGTGCATCTATTCGGTCTTAGATTTTGCAACACCATCTTTTGTGGACTCACTTTATCCTTTATTAGGCCAAGTATGGGAGTGGTGTATGAATTTGATTCTGCTTGATACACTAAATTTGTCTGTCAAATTAACGGCAGGGGCTTGTATTGCTAAAATTGGTGTCGATACAAAAACTCGCTTACCAGATGAAGCGTTGGCACAACTTGTTAACCTGGCCGATTCTACTCTACAAGATAGAGCACTTTCCTTATATTTGGAATGCATTTCTCCATGGCTTTGTTCGATATCCTATTTACCTAGTCTGTTGTTTGGTCGCCTAATCTCTAACCTTATCCAGATTTGGGAGATTTACCGTGGCAATCCTTTTATCAGCATTCAGGTTTTCAACTGTCTAGAAACTTCTTTGTTTTATCGCCCAACTTCATCTGAGTTGATAAAGGCAGTGACCAACTTAGTCAGTGAACTTTGGAATCAGTGGACTTTGAACAGAGAAAATAACATACATGAATTAGCAACAGAGCTTTTGATAAATATGTTTCGATATTGCAGTAGGAAATCACTTTCACTCCCAGAAATTTGCGCAATTATCAAAAAAATGATAGAATATATGCTTCAAAACGAAGACATAGATTTTTTGAAGCTTGGGATACATGTACTCAAAGAAGGCGTAAAACGGGCAGTTAGTGACATCAACAGCGAACGAAGTAAGATGAGTCATTTCAGTTTTGAAGTATTTTTAAGGTTAGGGTGGGAGATGGCTCAAGATCAGCTGGATTTGTTTCTTGCTCAAAATCCAACGCCCAAGGATGTTGTGTATGTTGGCTTAAAACTGGCACAACCTTATTCAACAGAATTTTTTCTTATTGCCAATTCGATGCGCGTAGTACAGCATTTTCTGCAAATACCAACTTTGCCTGAGGTGCATTTTTCCCATTTTGGATCGCTGATCGTCAACCTAGTTCAGTTAGTCGGCACATTTATAGATATCAGTCATCTCAGACAGATCATTCTTTTACTTAGTTTGCGCTGCTTTTACATTCATTCTGTTAAAATTATTCAATCTCTATTGTTTTCCCTTGTCTTGCTATTTCAGTTATTTCCAGCTATTGCTGTCGATGTGTGGAGTACCAATGCAATGCCAAACGAACAAAGCATGTTGGAATACATTTTAGAGAAGTTAACTCTGCATTTGGAGGACTGGCCACGTGAGCACCAACGGTACACTGTGTGCAATATGCTAGGTACTTTATTTCATTATCCGCCTGTTGAGCATATACTAGTGAAAGTGGAAACAATAGACGTAGGGATTCAAATTCAGACAAGATCGCGAACCAGAAAGCAAGGCAAGACTTGGAAAGCATTGTCGGCTCGTTCTAGAATTATCCAGGCGTTTCTCAGAGAGTATTCGAATTCGAGAGAGCAATTAGATGATGTGAGGACAGATGaagaacatgaatcagatatgtccGATGAAAGCTGGCCAGTAAGTATTAATAACAGCCCTAGACATTCTGTGAACCAAATAGGAGAACCAAGGGAAATATCCACTGACCATGACGAAGATGCAGTGGAAATGGAGGAAGTATGTGAATTACATGGACTAAAAAATAAAGAATGCAAAATAGAGGAATGGATAAAAAACTGGATTTTGAAGCTTGGACGTGAGGAATCGTATGCTGCTCAAATTTATTTTAATCAACTAAATGACAATGAAAAAAATACCATTGAGCATATATTGAAAGTTTAGTGTTGATACagaaagcagtacatctcatctgctacATAGGAAATAAAAGCAATATGGAACATCAAATCAATTATTATACACCACCAAAAATAAACTGCATAGCACCAAGGACGAAAATGGATACACAAAAAAATAGTGAATATAACGCTGTATATTAAGCAAAACCTGAAATGGAAATTACTTGTACGACAGTATCCAGAAAAAAAGCAAATTGATTACGTAACATTTCACGCCAAATAAAGACTGAAGTAGCTGACATTTGATGCACGTTCATATTTTAGAAATTGgtaaaaattcaaaattcatgtAGAAAAGGCATGAACTTTTAAATCTGTGTCTCTCTATTTATTTTTTTTGTATGTTAAACAATAGGGATTGTTGAATTTGCCGGCTAAATATATTTTCAAGGTGGTTTGTATACTAAACtggtttgcagttttttttatatgCATTGATGCACTTGATATAGGCTTTTTTTTATATACTACAATACGTGCGACGTTTTTAAATTCTAATTCGTCATCGCTTGGCTGAATTTATCCAATTGGTTGTGCCTGAAGGTAGCCTCAATTAGAGTCAGGTAAGACAGATTAACCCCACTTTGATTATATTGAATATGTATTCCTTCTGAATACATTGACGACCAACTTTGTATTCTGTCTAATACACTTTTAGCAAAAATTGATTGTCCCTTTTAGGCAGATTGAAATGATTCAAGCATTAAACCCTACTTTGGCAAGCAATTTATGTGCAGGCCAAGTTATCGTCAGCGTGTGTTCAGCTACTAAGGAATTGATTGAAAATGCATTAGATGCAGAATCAACTGTTATTGGTATGTATGCAACAATGAAATATATCTCTGTATACACAACTTAACCTTTTTGATATCCAAGATATTCGAATTAAAAATCATGGGTTGGAATCCGTGCAAGTGAAGGACAATGGGCACGGCATTTCGATTGAAGATGCATCAGTTATGGCCATCCGCAATATGACGTCCAAATTGAAAAAATTTGAAGATTTGTCCAATATGACAAGTTTTGGATTTCGCGGAGAAGCGTTGAATTCTTTGTGCGCTTTGTCCAATGTATATGTAATCACCAGAAGACACGAGGCTCCAACGTCCAGCAGAATTGAATTTGATCATCATGGAAATGTTAAGCATATAAAGACTGTCAGTGAGCCACCAGGAACATCGGTAACATTTACAGATTTATTTTGCACACTTCCAGTCAGACGTAATGAATTTGAGAAGAATGCGAGTACGTAGAGCAAAGATTGGAAGAAAATGATGCAGGCAGAGAGAACTGCATTAGTTATCAATTTGTAAATGAAAAAGTTATCATTTCATCAAAGCAGTTAGACTAATACAAAAGAGATAATAGAAAAAGAATTCGCACAGTTAATTTCCATGATCCATGCCTATGCATTGATATGTTCAGATGTGATATTTCGCGTATCACACCAGGATAAAAACGGGTACGAAAAAAAGCATAATAACATATCAAAAAGAGTTTTTGATAGTGACTAACAGTTGTATACAAAAAAATAGagctaaaacaaaaattttatctacaactGGAAAAAATGGCTTGTCAGGTTCTATTTGTTCTATCTATGGAGCACGCACTCTATCAACTTTGTGCAAAGTAGATTCGTTGTTGGGCGAATGGGCCTATGTAGTAGGCTATGTGTCTCAGAACGACTTGAAGACTTTAAAAAAGACTAACTCTTATCAGCATCTTTTTCTCAACAGGCGCCCAGTCGACCTTGTTAGGGTAACCAAGGCCATTCAAGAGGTCTACAAAAATTTGAATGGGACGATCCAACGTTCTTGCAAGTATTATCCTGTGATTATTCTCAATTTTTCGATTTCTCCATCGAAGTTAGACGTAAATGTGACTCCAGACAAGCGACAGGTTGTGATTGAGAATGAGCCAGAACTGATTAATTATTTAGTGGATTTATTAACTCGATTGCTCGGGTCACAGTTGAAAAATTTTAATGTACAAAATCAGATTCACTCacaagagaaagatcaaggaatccAGAATTTGAGCTTAGAATGGCTGCGTCAAGGGACTGAAAGTGAGACGCATATAAAAGAATCGGAAGACCAGGACAAGGAAACAGTGAAGGTTTCAGCAGCCCTGGAAGGCTTGAAAAGGTTAAAAACTTGTGGAGTAGTGACGAGAGAAGCTGATAGGAGAAAAGTTACGAACTCGAATGAACAagagatagaagctgaagaaaatgGGGTGCATTTGCAAGACTATAGTACTGTAAAAAGGAGGGATTTGCAAACTATGGAAAAGGGGCCTGAATGCTGGATATATGAAGAAGTCAATAAAAATGatgggaaagaaggaaaaaaacacaaGCCAGATCATATAGAACATGGAGAAGACATAAGCGTGCATGAGAACGTTCTTTTTGAACCACCCACATCGAGTAGATCAGCAGATTCAAAGTTTTCTTCTCTTGAATCAAAACTTTCAAAGTTTATTTGTGGTAATGGTAGCATTAATTTGGACAGCGATGCAAGTGAAAA from Schistocerca gregaria isolate iqSchGreg1 unplaced genomic scaffold, iqSchGreg1.2 ptg000808l, whole genome shotgun sequence harbors:
- the LOC126322428 gene encoding mismatch repair endonuclease PMS2-like, encoding MIQALNPTLASNLCAGQVIVSVCSATKELIENALDAESTVIDIRIKNHGLESVQVKDNGHGISIEDASVMAIRNMTSKLKKFEDLSNMTSFGFRGEALNSLCALSNVYVITRRHEAPTSSRIEFDHHGNVKHIKTVSEPPGTSVTFTDLFCTLPVRRNEFEKNAKKEFAQLISMIHAYALICSDVIFRVSHQDKNGAKTKILSTTGKNGLSGSICSIYGARTLSTLCKVDSLLGEWAYVVGYVSQNDLKTLKKTNSYQHLFLNRRPVDLVRVTKAIQEVYKNLNGTIQRSCKYYPVIILNFSISPSKLDVNVTPDKRQVVIENEPELINYLVDLLTRLLGSQLKNFNVQNQIHSQEKDQGIQNLSLEWLRQGTESETHIKESEDQDKETVKVSAALEGLKRLKTCGVVTREADRRKVTNSNEQEIEAEENGVHLQDYSTVKRRDLQTMEKGPECWIYEEVNKNDGKEGKKHKPDHIEHGEDISVHENVLFEPPTSSRSADSKFSSLESKLSKFICGNGSINLDSDASENSGSKDISLRLSVNSSDIERYNIAHSSSCNYPKILKTDPDGLYEEVGSLSKPPSATLKIPFNFKLYVLRIKSKIQALERLQKPEVSSIHFRGKIGETDIEEMQAELYQKISKSDFLNMQVIGQFNKGFIVVQLKDNLFILDQHASHEKYLYECLQNTKLNTQKLLSPIQLELTVADQSIVLENLDLFQMNGFQFEFIEDAPLLHRLRMVSYPFTKSLHLGAAGMKIEYKKSIIFS